One region of Pantanalinema sp. genomic DNA includes:
- a CDS encoding hydrolase: protein MSSERYAVKWIHGLLTPDNCALILIDHQPQMFFGIQSIDRETLRNNILGLAKAAKVFKVPTILTTVAAKSFSGPLMPELQAVFPEQRPIDRTSMNAWEDKKFVAAVEATKRKKLVFAALWTEVCLAFPVIQALEAGYEVYAIADACGATTVMAHDMAMQRIIQAGAVPMTWLQFMCELQRDWARLETYDAVLEVAKAHAGAYGIGIQYAKAMLGEGAGEATTKR, encoded by the coding sequence GTGAGTAGCGAGCGTTATGCGGTCAAGTGGATCCATGGGTTGCTTACCCCCGACAACTGCGCCCTGATCCTCATCGACCACCAGCCCCAGATGTTCTTCGGGATCCAGTCCATCGACCGCGAGACCCTCAGGAACAACATCCTCGGCCTGGCGAAGGCCGCGAAGGTCTTCAAGGTCCCGACCATCCTGACCACCGTGGCCGCCAAGTCGTTCAGCGGCCCCCTCATGCCCGAGCTGCAGGCCGTCTTCCCGGAGCAGCGGCCCATCGACCGCACCTCCATGAACGCCTGGGAGGACAAGAAGTTCGTCGCGGCGGTCGAAGCGACCAAGCGCAAGAAGCTGGTGTTCGCCGCCCTTTGGACCGAGGTCTGCCTCGCCTTCCCCGTCATCCAGGCCCTGGAGGCCGGCTACGAGGTCTACGCCATCGCCGACGCCTGCGGCGCGACGACCGTCATGGCCCACGACATGGCCATGCAGCGGATCATCCAGGCGGGTGCGGTACCCATGACCTGGCTGCAGTTCATGTGCGAGCTGCAGCGCGACTGGGCGCGGCTCGAAACCTACGACGCGGTCTTGGAAGTGGCCAAGGCGCACGCCGGCGCCTACGGCATCGGGATCCAGTACGCCAAGGCCATGCTCGGCGAGGGCGCAGGCGAAGCCACGACGAAGCGCTGA
- a CDS encoding dienelactone hydrolase family protein: protein MSKRLVLGLVALGVLAMASPSEAKLVREAVPYREGDQAFEGLLVYDDAVKGKRPAVMVVHEWWGLNDYPKHRAEELAKQGYVAFAADMYGKGVVATTPEEASKLAGALRSDRARMRARARMAWDVLARRPEVDPARMAAMGYCFGGGVALELARSGADMAGVVSFHGSLDTPQPEASRIKGKVLVLHGAEDKAVTMQDVLAFQDEMRRGRVNYQINLYGGAVHAFSNPAAGNDPAKGVAYDAQADKRSWAELLLFLREIFGR from the coding sequence ATGAGCAAACGGCTCGTTCTGGGTCTGGTCGCGCTGGGGGTGCTCGCGATGGCTTCACCGTCCGAAGCCAAGCTCGTCAGGGAAGCCGTGCCCTATCGCGAGGGCGACCAGGCCTTCGAGGGCCTGCTGGTATACGACGACGCCGTCAAGGGCAAGCGCCCCGCCGTGATGGTGGTGCACGAGTGGTGGGGCCTCAACGACTACCCCAAGCACCGCGCCGAGGAGCTCGCCAAGCAGGGCTACGTGGCCTTCGCCGCCGACATGTACGGCAAGGGCGTGGTCGCCACCACGCCCGAAGAGGCCAGCAAGCTCGCCGGAGCCTTGCGGAGCGATCGCGCGCGCATGCGCGCCCGGGCCCGGATGGCCTGGGATGTGCTTGCCCGGCGTCCCGAGGTGGATCCTGCGCGGATGGCCGCGATGGGCTACTGCTTCGGGGGCGGCGTGGCCCTGGAGCTTGCGCGCAGCGGTGCCGACATGGCGGGCGTCGTGAGCTTCCACGGCAGCCTCGACACGCCGCAGCCGGAGGCCAGCCGGATCAAGGGCAAGGTCCTCGTGCTGCACGGGGCCGAGGACAAGGCCGTGACCATGCAGGACGTGCTCGCCTTCCAGGACGAGATGCGCCGCGGCCGCGTCAACTACCAGATCAACCTGTACGGCGGCGCGGTCCACGCCTTCTCGAACCCGGCGGCGGGGAACGACCCGGCCAAGGGCGTCGCCTACGACGCCCAGGCCGACAAGCGCTCCTGGGCGGAGCTGCTGCTGTTCCTTCGCGAGATCTTCGGGCGCTAG
- a CDS encoding DUF488 family protein: protein MIALKRAYDELGPQDGDRFLVDRLWPRGLSKERLKLTAWLKDLAPSTELRRWYAHRTERWDEFEARYRAELAANEAALAPLLAAARSGRITLVYGAKDREHNQAVVLKNVIEERLACES from the coding sequence ATGATCGCCTTGAAGCGCGCCTACGACGAGCTCGGCCCCCAGGACGGAGATCGCTTCCTCGTCGATCGCCTGTGGCCGAGGGGGCTCTCGAAAGAGCGCCTGAAGTTGACTGCCTGGCTGAAGGACCTGGCGCCGAGCACCGAGCTGCGGCGCTGGTACGCTCACCGGACCGAGCGGTGGGACGAGTTCGAGGCGCGCTACCGCGCCGAGCTTGCGGCCAACGAGGCCGCCCTGGCCCCGCTGCTGGCGGCCGCTCGAAGCGGCAGGATCACCCTGGTCTACGGGGCGAAGGACCGGGAGCATAATCAGGCGGTGGTGCTGAAGAACGTGATCGAGGAAAGGCTCGCCTGCGAGTCCTGA